The Micromonospora violae DNA segment AGTCGAGCACCACGACGGTCGCCGCCTCGTGGTCGACGTGGTAATAGGCCGAGAAGCCGCCGCCGAGCCATGGAGTGCCGCCGAACGCGTCGAGCAGGGATTCCCGGTCGTCATGGTTGCCGGTGGCCAGGTGCACCGGCAGCGGGAACCGACCGATCACCTCGCGTAGGGCGGCGTACTCGTCGGGCTGGCCGTGATCAGCGAGGTCGCCGCTGATCACCACGCAGTCCGGTCGGGGCCGCACCGCCAGCACCCGGCCGAGCGCTCGGTGCAGCCCGGCGGCCGGTTCGGCGGCGAGCAGGCCGGTGGTCAGGTGCGGGTCACTGAGCTGGGCGATGAGCATGGGCTCGCCTCCTCGGCGCCGGGTTGCTTCACGCTATCGCCGGGCCCGGCATCTCGGGGGGCAGGCGTCCACAGGCCGCGTCCACAGCCTGTGGATAGCACGTGTGTACGAAGACCGGAGGCTCCCCGCCACCGTGAGTACGCTTGATCGAGCGGTTCGGCGTCGGCCGGGCCCCTCCCCTACCTGGAACGACGTGCGAGTGGATCATCAGCGAGTCATCCGTGACGTCACCGTCCGCCTGCCGATGGCGTCGACCACGCCGGAGGCGTGCCGGTGGGCGGTCACCGCGCTGTCCCGGCACACCCCGGCGACCATCTCCGTCCTGCTCGCGGTGCACGACCGCCTGCGCTGCGTCGCGGCGACCGGAGCCTGGCAGGTCTTCGCCACCGTGCCAGCCCGGACCGGCATCGTCGGCCGGGTGTACGCCACCGGCGCCCCCGCCGTCGTCCCGGACGTCACCGTCGACCCCGACTACCTACCGGTACGCCCGGACGTGACCGCCGAGCTGTGCGTTCCGGTCCTGGACCCGGCGGGCCGAGCGATCGGCGTCCTCGACCTGCAGTGGGGTGAGCCGACCGACCTGGAGCCGTGGCGGGAGACCGCGCAGCTTCTGGCCGACCGGCTCGGCGCGCGGATCGCCGCCCTCGGCGGCCCGCCAGCGGAGAGCCGCAGCGAGAAACTGCTCCGACACGCCGCCGCGCTCTCCTCCGCCGCGACCGAGGGGGAGGTGATGGGGGCGGCGGCCCACGCCGCTCGGGAGGTCTCCACGCTCTCCACCGCGCTGCTGCTGATCGGTGGTCAACTCGGCCCGTCCCCGGCGACGCCGAGCGATCTGGAAACCCACATCCGTGCCGAGCTGGCCGGGGCAGATCCGGCCGCCCTGGACCGGATGGTCGACCGGGCACACCGGTACGGCGCCGGGTACACGCTGGGCGAGGCCGGGCACCCCCCGACCGAGGACTACCGCCCGCTGACCCGGGCGGGCGTACAGACACTGGTCGCGGTGCCGGTCGGGCCGACCGACGCCGGTGGGGTGTTGCTGGTCGCCGACGAACGGGCGCTGCGCCCGGACCCGACCACTGTCAGCCTGATGGAGTTGCTCGCCGGGCAGGCCTGGACGAGCGTGGACCGGCTGCGCACACTGGCCCGGCTGCGGGAGCAGGCCAGCTCCGACCCGCTGACCGGGTTGCGGCACACCGGCCCGTTCGGGCAGCGGATCGCGGCGGCCACCCCCGGGCGTACGGCCCTGCTGGCGATCGACGTGGACGGCTTCAAGAGCGTGAACGACACGTACGGCCACCAGGCCGGCGACCGGGTGCTGGTCGGGTTGGCCCGGGCCCTGGAGGGGGCGCTGCGAGCCGGCGACGAGTTGTACCGGATCGGCGGCGACGAGTTCGTGGCGGTGATCGAGGTGAGCCGCCCGGAGGAGGCGGTCCGGATCGCCGAACGGCTGACCGAGGCGGCCCGCCGGATCGGCCGCACGATCAGCGTGGGCGTCGCGCTGCCCCGCCCCGGCGAGACCCCGGATCGCACCCTCCGCAGAGCCGATCAGGCCCTGTACGCGGTGAAACGCCAGGGCCGAGACGGCGTACACCTCTCCGCCGCCTGATCGGCCGCTGCGCACGTCCGCGCTGCCCGCGTGTGGCAGGGCGCAGCCTGCCTGAGAAGCGGTCGGTCAGGGTGCCGATGCTGGCCGGGCGGACCACCGCAAGCGCAGGGGTCGTGCCGGCGCTACCAGCCAGAGGGGCGCGCCGGGCGGCAGCCACTAGATCAGTTCAATGGCCACCAGCGGTCGCGGGACCTCTCAGCGTAGATCTTGGACACTTTCCGTTCCGTCCGAACGGAAAGTGTCCAAGATCTACAGGTCGGGTACCTTCAGCCACCTGACCGCCCCGATGAAACAGACTCAAAAGCCCCAACACGTCACCGCCGGACGCACGGGCGGCCCACGGCGGTGCGCGCACGATCGCCAAGCGCGGCAGGACCGGGCCGGGCGGGGGTCGGGCCGGCGCGGCAGGGCCGGGCCGGCGCCGCAGGGCCGGGCCGGGATCAGGCCGGGGCCAGGCCGGGATCAGGCCGGGGCCAGGCCGGGATCAGGCCGGGGCCAGGCCGGGATCAGGCCGGGGCCAGGCCGGGATCAGGCCGGGGCCAGGCCGGGATCAGGCGTTTTTCAGTTCCTTGGCGAGGAGTTCGGCGATCTGGGCGGTGTTGAGGGCCGCGCCCTTGCGGAGGTTGTCGCCGGTGACGAAGAAGTCGAGGGCGCGGGGGTCGTCGAGGGCGCGGCGGATCCGGCCGACCCAGGACGGGTCGGTGCCGACGGCGTCGATCGGCATCGGGAACTCACCGGCGGCGGGGTCGTCGACCAGGATCACCCCGGGGGCGTTGCGGAGTGCTTCGCGGGCGCCCTCGGCGTCGACCTCGGTGGCGAAGACGGCGTGCACGGCCACCGAGTGGGCGGTGACCACCGGCACCCGGACGCAGGTGGCGGACACCTTGAGGTCGGGGAGACCGAGGATCTTCCGGGACTCGTTGCGGATCTTCATCTCTTCCGATGACCAGCCGCCGTCCGCCGGGGAGCCGGCCCAGGGGACGACGTTGAGCGCCATGGGTGCCGGGAACGGGCCCAGGTCGTCGCCGACCGCCTGACGTACGTCGCCGGTACGCGAGCCGAGCGCCCGATCGCCGGCGACCTTGGTGAGCTGGTCGTGCAGGATGTCGACACCGGACTGACCGGCACCGGAGACCGCCTGGTAGGAGGCGAGCACCAGCTCTCGAAGGCCGTACTCGCGGTGCAGCGGCGCGACCGCGACGATCATCGCGAGGGTGGTGCAGTTGGCGTTGGCGATGATGCCCCGGGGCCGGTTACGGACCTGCTCGGGGTTGATCTCCGGAACGACCAGCGGGACGTCGCGGTCCATCCGGAACGCGCCGGAGTTGTCGACCGCGATCGCGCCCCGGCTGACGGCGATGGGTGCCCACTCGGCGGAGACCTCGTCGGGCACGTCGAACATGGCCACGTCGACCCCGTCGAACGCTTCGGGGGTCAACGCCTGGACGACGAGTTCCTCGCCCCGGCAGCGCACCCGACGCCCGACGGAGCGTTCGGAGGCGAGCAGCCGGATCTCACCCCAGACGTTGCGCCGCCCGGTGAGCAGTTCACACATCACGGTGCCGACGGCACCTGTCGCTCCGACCACGGCGAGGGTGGGCAGCGCCGTCATCGGCGCTACCTACCCGTCCCCGCGTAGACCACGGCTTCGGTGTCGCCGCCCAGCTCGAACGCGTCGTGGATGGCGCGGACGGCGGCGTCGAGGTCGGTGTCCCGGCAGACCACGGAGACCCGGATCTCGGAGGTGGAGATCATCTCGATGTTGACCCCGGCCGCGCCGAGCGCGGCGAAGAAGCCGGCCGCCACACCGGGGTGTGAGCGCATGCCGGCGCCGATCAGCGAGACCTTGCCGACGTGGTCGTCGTAGAGCAGGCCCTTGAACTTGACCGGCTCCTGGATCTTGCTGAGCGCCGCCATCGCGGTCGGGCCGTCGGCCTTGGGCAGGGTGAACGAGATGTCCGTCCGGCCGGTGCCTTCGGTGGAGACGTTCTGCACGATCATGTCGATGTTGATCTCGGCACCGGCGACGGTGTCGAAGATCCGCGCGGCGGCACCGGGCTCGTCGGGCACCCCGACGATCGTGATCTTGGCTTCGCTGCGGTCGTGCGCGACCCCGGTGATCAGTGCCTGCTCCACGGAAAGGTCCTCCATCGATCCGGTGACCATCGTGCCGGTGTTGGTCGAGTATGACGAACGGACGTGGATCGGCAACCCCGCCCGCCGGGCGTACTCCACGCTACGCAGGTGCAGCACCTTCGCGCCGCACGCGGCCAGCTCCAGCATCTCCTCGTAGGTGATGTGCTGGATGTGCCGGGCGTTGGGCACGATCCGCGGGTCGGCGGTGAAGATGCCGTCCACGTCGGTGTAGATCTCGCAGACGTCGGCGTTCAGGGCGGCGGCGAGCGCCACGGCGGTGGTGTCCGAACCACCGCGGCCCAGCGTGGTGACGTCCTTGGTGTCCTGCGAGACGCCCTGGAAGCCGGCCACGATGACCACCGACCCCTCGTCGAGCGCGCCCTTGAGCCGCCCGGGGGTGACGTCGATGATCCGCGCCCGGCCGTGCACCGAGGTGGTGATCACGCCGGCCTGCGAGCCGGTGAACGAGCGGGCTTCGTACCCCAGGTTGTGGATGGCCATGGCCAGCAGGGCCATGGAGATCCGCTCCCCGGCGGTGAGCAGCATGTCCAGCTCGCGGCCCGGCGGCAGCGGGCTGACCTGGTTGGCCAGGTCGAGCAGCTCGTCGGTGGTGTCGCCCATCGCGGAGACCACCACCACCACGTCGTCGCCGGCCTTGCGGGCGGCGACGATGCGCTCGGCCACCCGCTTGATCCGCTCGGCATTGGCGACGGAGGACCCGCCGTACTTCTGCACCACGAGTGCCACGACGGTGCACTCCCTCCCAGCGACCCTGAGCGTGCCGACGCCGCCGGAACCGGGGCCGGCGGCGCGTGTCAGACCCCTTGAGGGTATCCGGCGGGTAACGACGCCGGGTCAGGTGATCCCACCATCCGGCCCGCCCGGGGCCGTGCGGGCCGGTCCCACCAGGTCGGGCGGTACGCGGAAACGGCCCCGTCCGACACGCCGGGACGAGCCTGGTACGCGTCGCCACCCACCGACCGCCCGCACCCACCAGAATGGGCCGGTGCCCGTCCTCCTCCGCTCGGCCGGCCGCGTGCTCGGGCCGCTCGTCCTCGCCCTGATGCCCCTCCTGGCCGCCTGCACCAGTGAGCAGCCTCCGGCTCCGCCGCCCGCCGATCCGGGGCCGGTCGAGGTGGACGCCGCGCGCGATGAGCTGGCCGCGCTGGCGGCCGCCGCGCAGGACCGGCACCTGGTGGCCCAGTACGTGTACAGCCAGCCGGACCAACCCGATCGCACCATCGTGTTCACCAGCGCGAACGACGGCAGTTGGCGCGTCGACGTGCCGGGCGGCGCGTTGGGTGGCACCGTCGATGTGTCGATGGCCGCCACGGCCGACGGGCTGTTCCAGTGCGCCCTGCCGTCGGCCGGTCATGCCGAGTCGGCGAGTTGCGTACGCCTGGGTGACCGCGACGACGCGATCCCCCGCCGGTCGGACCCCCGGGTCCAGCACCCGCTCACCGACTGGCTGGACGTGCTCACCGACCGACGCGCCCCCTTGGCGGTCAGCCCGGCCACCGCGCCCGAGGGCGTCACCGGCACCTGCTACTCGGTGGACTCCACGTCGGCGTCACTCAACGCCCCGCTGGATGTGGGCATCTACTGCTACGACCGGGACGGCACACCGACCGGCGTCCGGACCGGGGCCGGGACGCTGCGACTGGCCGCCGCACCCGGCCCGGCACCGGCCACCGTGCAGTTGGCCGGCCCGGTGGTGGCCGACCGGGAACCGCTGGAGACCGCGGCGCCACCAACCCCTGATCCGTCGGACAGCCCGGGCGCGGGAACGTCCTGATCTTCGTCCCGTTACGGGTGCTCTTGCCCACATTTCACCACCCCATCCTGAGCGACGAATCACCCATACGGGACGATCTGCCTTATGGCCGACCTCACCCCGCTGCTCGCCTACCGCTGGAGTCCGCTGGCTTTCCACCCCACCGCGGAGCTGAGCGCCGCCGACGCGTCCTCCCTCCTGGAGGCGGCCCGCTGGGCACCCTCCCTGGCCAACCGCCAGCCCTGGCGGTTCACGGTGGGCTACCGCAACGACGACACCTGGAAGCGCATCCTGGTCAACCTGACCGAGCGCGACCAACGCTGGGCTCACCGGGCCGCCGCGCTGCTGCTCGCCGCGCACGTCGACCCGGACGCCGCGCCGGCCGACGGAATCGCCTACGACCTCGGCCAGGCGGTCGCTCACCTCACCGTGCAGGCCACCGCGCTGGGGTTGCATGTCCGGCAGGTGCTGACCGTGGACCGCGGCGGGCTCACCGCCGACCTGCACCTCCCCATCGACGTGCGCCCGTACGCGGTGCTCGTCGTCGGGCAGCTCGGCGACCCGCTCAGCCTGCCGGCGGACCTCGTCGCGGAGGAGACCGGCCTGCGCCGCCGCCGACCGTTGGCCGACCTGCTGCTCGGCTGACCGGTCACCGATTTACCCGCCGCGGCTGGCCCGCAGCAGAACCCCAGCGGCGTCGGTGTTGCGGTAGAGAACGTGCCGCCCCTGTCGGGACCGGCCGACCAGTCCGGCGGCGTGCAGTGCGGCCAGGTGCTGGGAGACGTTTCCGGCGGACATGCCGGTGAGCCGGGCCAGGTCGGTGGTGGTGATCGCCGTGTCGAGCAGGTGCAGCAGCGCGGCCCGGCCGGGGCCGATCACCCGCGCCAGCGGATCGCCCGGCGGCGGCGCGGCCGCCTCCCAAAGCGTGCCGACGGCACGGACCGGATACGCCCCGACCGGCAGCGAATCCTCCAGCAGATTCCAACACACCCCCCGGCTGGTGAACACGCTCGGATTCAGCGCCAGCCCGCGACCCCGAAGGTCGAAGTCCCGCTCGAACGGGTCGTCGCTGACCACCCGGTCGCCGTGCCAGCGCAGGCTCGGGTGGAGCTGCTCGAAGAACCGACCGGCGCCGCTCTCGGCGAGCTGAGCGGCGCGGTACGCCACATCGGCGTCGAGTAGCGCCCGGATCCGCGGCCAGTCCGGGGCGATCGCCTCGTCGTACCAGACCCGTAGCGCGTCGACGAGCTGCGGCAGCAGCCCGCGGGGGTCGGCGAGCAGCGCCTGCCCGAACGGACCCAACGGCCGGCGCGGGGTGGTCGCCAGCAGATCCCGGACCACCACGTCCGGCGGTGTGGCCGCGATCTGATCGAGTTGCTCGGCCATCTCCACGTTCGGCCGGGGCGCCGGGGTGAGGAAGTCGGGCAGCCACGAACTCGGACGGACCAGCTCCGCCAGCGGTCGGACCCGGTCGGCCACCTCGGGACGACGCATGGCCACTCGGGCCCGGTCGATCCAGGGCAGGTGCACCGCATAGTAAACCGGGCTCGCCACCGCCCACATGCTCATGACCGTCTCGTTGACCGGCGACACCGCCAGCCGGACGCCCGCCACGTCGGCCAGACTGAACCGCAACTCGGACACACGCCCTCCCCCGGGAGCAGGATTCGGCCCAGCCTAAAAGGCTCGACCGCTGTCCTGGGTGCCCGGTTCACTTCCCGCCCATGGGAGCCAGAGACACCATCCGTACCGCCGTGGCGAACGTCGTACCGCCGGCCGGGTTGACCCGCGCGCTGGCCGTGCAGGCCATGGTCTACGCCGTCGGCAGCGGCCTGTTCCACGCCGGCAGCGCCGTCTTCTTCACCCGGGCGCTGGGGCTCAGCGCCGCCCAGGTCGGGCTGGGCCTGTCCATCGCGGCGGGGGTGTCACTGCTGGGCACGGTGCCGCTGGGCGGGCTCACCGACCGGTACGGGCCGCAGCGCGTCTGGGCGATCGGGCTGACGCTCAACGCGCTGCTCTTCGCGACGTACCCGTTCGTGGGGGGCTTCGTCGGTTTCCTCGCCGTGGTGGTGGCGCTGGGGGCGGCGGACACGGCGACCGGCGTGGCCCGCCAGGTCTACTCGATCAACGCGCTCGCCCCGGCCGAACGGGTC contains these protein-coding regions:
- a CDS encoding sensor domain-containing diguanylate cyclase encodes the protein MDHQRVIRDVTVRLPMASTTPEACRWAVTALSRHTPATISVLLAVHDRLRCVAATGAWQVFATVPARTGIVGRVYATGAPAVVPDVTVDPDYLPVRPDVTAELCVPVLDPAGRAIGVLDLQWGEPTDLEPWRETAQLLADRLGARIAALGGPPAESRSEKLLRHAAALSSAATEGEVMGAAAHAAREVSTLSTALLLIGGQLGPSPATPSDLETHIRAELAGADPAALDRMVDRAHRYGAGYTLGEAGHPPTEDYRPLTRAGVQTLVAVPVGPTDAGGVLLVADERALRPDPTTVSLMELLAGQAWTSVDRLRTLARLREQASSDPLTGLRHTGPFGQRIAAATPGRTALLAIDVDGFKSVNDTYGHQAGDRVLVGLARALEGALRAGDELYRIGGDEFVAVIEVSRPEEAVRIAERLTEAARRIGRTISVGVALPRPGETPDRTLRRADQALYAVKRQGRDGVHLSAA
- a CDS encoding aspartate-semialdehyde dehydrogenase — protein: MTALPTLAVVGATGAVGTVMCELLTGRRNVWGEIRLLASERSVGRRVRCRGEELVVQALTPEAFDGVDVAMFDVPDEVSAEWAPIAVSRGAIAVDNSGAFRMDRDVPLVVPEINPEQVRNRPRGIIANANCTTLAMIVAVAPLHREYGLRELVLASYQAVSGAGQSGVDILHDQLTKVAGDRALGSRTGDVRQAVGDDLGPFPAPMALNVVPWAGSPADGGWSSEEMKIRNESRKILGLPDLKVSATCVRVPVVTAHSVAVHAVFATEVDAEGAREALRNAPGVILVDDPAAGEFPMPIDAVGTDPSWVGRIRRALDDPRALDFFVTGDNLRKGAALNTAQIAELLAKELKNA
- a CDS encoding aspartate kinase; its protein translation is MALVVQKYGGSSVANAERIKRVAERIVAARKAGDDVVVVVSAMGDTTDELLDLANQVSPLPPGRELDMLLTAGERISMALLAMAIHNLGYEARSFTGSQAGVITTSVHGRARIIDVTPGRLKGALDEGSVVIVAGFQGVSQDTKDVTTLGRGGSDTTAVALAAALNADVCEIYTDVDGIFTADPRIVPNARHIQHITYEEMLELAACGAKVLHLRSVEYARRAGLPIHVRSSYSTNTGTMVTGSMEDLSVEQALITGVAHDRSEAKITIVGVPDEPGAAARIFDTVAGAEINIDMIVQNVSTEGTGRTDISFTLPKADGPTAMAALSKIQEPVKFKGLLYDDHVGKVSLIGAGMRSHPGVAAGFFAALGAAGVNIEMISTSEIRVSVVCRDTDLDAAVRAIHDAFELGGDTEAVVYAGTGR
- a CDS encoding nitroreductase family protein produces the protein MADLTPLLAYRWSPLAFHPTAELSAADASSLLEAARWAPSLANRQPWRFTVGYRNDDTWKRILVNLTERDQRWAHRAAALLLAAHVDPDAAPADGIAYDLGQAVAHLTVQATALGLHVRQVLTVDRGGLTADLHLPIDVRPYAVLVVGQLGDPLSLPADLVAEETGLRRRRPLADLLLG
- a CDS encoding ArsR/SmtB family transcription factor; the protein is MSELRFSLADVAGVRLAVSPVNETVMSMWAVASPVYYAVHLPWIDRARVAMRRPEVADRVRPLAELVRPSSWLPDFLTPAPRPNVEMAEQLDQIAATPPDVVVRDLLATTPRRPLGPFGQALLADPRGLLPQLVDALRVWYDEAIAPDWPRIRALLDADVAYRAAQLAESGAGRFFEQLHPSLRWHGDRVVSDDPFERDFDLRGRGLALNPSVFTSRGVCWNLLEDSLPVGAYPVRAVGTLWEAAAPPPGDPLARVIGPGRAALLHLLDTAITTTDLARLTGMSAGNVSQHLAALHAAGLVGRSRQGRHVLYRNTDAAGVLLRASRGG